The following proteins come from a genomic window of Bacteroidales bacterium:
- a CDS encoding deoxyribodipyrimidine photo-lyase: protein MIKGKVSVFWFRRDLRLEDNTALIRALETGYPVLPVFIFDIQIIDELAVDDPRVFFIYGQLQQINQKLAQRNSSLSVLRGDPLAVWKELSDSYDIHAVYANKDYEPYANSRDREIGDLLACRSIPFHRFKDQVIFEEHEIVKKDGKPYTVFTPYKRKWLEKFRGGSFLPPAGEASGAFLRISADFPRLEALGFKPSQLKVLPYDLSRLKDYPHLRDLPGPDATTYLSPHLRFGTVSIRKIVGSLGPSDEIFLSELIWREFFMQILFHFPQVVSQNFHPKYNGITWNTNPDDFERWCRGETGYPMVDAGMRQLNATGYMHNRVRMVTAGFLCKHLLTDWRLGEAYFAEQLLDYELSSNNGNWQWAAGTGCDAAPYFRVFNPTEQVKKFDRDLEYIRQWIPEFGTSAYPEPMIDHRFARERALEAYRKGIENYLPES from the coding sequence ATGATCAAAGGAAAAGTAAGCGTTTTCTGGTTCAGGCGCGATCTCAGGCTCGAAGACAATACCGCATTGATCAGGGCCCTGGAAACAGGCTACCCGGTGTTGCCTGTTTTTATCTTTGACATTCAGATAATCGATGAACTGGCTGTCGATGATCCAAGGGTATTTTTTATATATGGCCAGTTGCAGCAGATAAACCAGAAACTGGCCCAAAGGAACAGCTCGCTTTCTGTCCTCCGGGGGGATCCCCTCGCTGTCTGGAAAGAATTGTCGGACAGCTATGATATCCATGCGGTGTATGCCAATAAAGATTACGAGCCCTATGCAAACAGCAGGGATCGTGAAATTGGCGACCTGCTTGCCTGCCGGAGTATTCCTTTTCATCGCTTCAAGGACCAGGTCATTTTTGAAGAGCATGAAATTGTTAAGAAAGATGGAAAGCCCTATACGGTCTTTACCCCGTACAAGAGAAAATGGTTGGAGAAATTCAGGGGCGGCTCTTTCCTCCCGCCGGCCGGAGAGGCTTCCGGGGCTTTTCTCCGGATCTCCGCAGACTTTCCCCGCCTGGAAGCCCTGGGATTTAAGCCTTCACAGCTCAAGGTGCTTCCTTATGATCTTTCCCGCTTAAAGGATTATCCGCATTTGCGTGATCTTCCCGGGCCTGATGCCACCACCTATCTCTCCCCTCATCTTCGCTTCGGAACCGTCAGCATCAGGAAGATCGTTGGGTCACTGGGCCCTTCCGATGAGATATTCCTGTCAGAACTGATCTGGCGCGAGTTTTTTATGCAGATCCTGTTTCATTTCCCTCAGGTAGTGAGCCAGAATTTCCATCCAAAGTATAACGGTATCACCTGGAACACGAATCCGGATGATTTCGAACGCTGGTGCAGGGGGGAAACCGGATATCCCATGGTGGATGCCGGGATGCGCCAGTTGAATGCCACCGGTTATATGCATAACAGGGTGCGCATGGTGACAGCCGGATTCCTTTGCAAACACTTATTAACAGACTGGCGTTTGGGCGAAGCTTATTTTGCAGAGCAACTACTGGACTATGAACTCTCCTCCAACAACGGGAACTGGCAGTGGGCAGCCGGAACAGGATGCGATGCCGCTCCCTATTTCCGTGTTTTTAATCCCACAGAGCAGGTGAAAAAGTTTGACAGGGACCTGGAATACATCAGGCAGTGGATCCCTGAATTCGGGACCTCCGCTTATCCTGAACCCATGATCGATCATCGCTTTGCCAGGGAGCGGGCCCTTGAAGCCTACAGGAAAGGCATCGAGAATTATTTACCGGAAAGTTAG
- a CDS encoding SRPBCC family protein, with product MAIYQIHEELELAASPDEAWDFLSSPSNLKEITPDYMGFEIHTPGLPDKIYPGLMISYKIRPFAGIAMDWLTEITQVREPFYFVDEQRAGPYALWHHEHSLRPTDQGTLMTDLLTYRLPLGPLGDLAHRVFVRKQLEGIFRYREQALEKIFGRP from the coding sequence ATGGCAATCTACCAGATACATGAAGAACTGGAGCTGGCTGCCTCCCCGGATGAAGCCTGGGATTTCCTTTCTTCGCCTTCAAATTTGAAGGAAATTACTCCGGATTATATGGGCTTTGAGATTCATACTCCCGGTCTGCCCGATAAGATTTATCCCGGTCTGATGATCTCCTATAAGATCCGGCCCTTTGCGGGTATCGCTATGGACTGGTTAACAGAAATTACCCAGGTCCGGGAGCCCTTTTATTTTGTGGACGAGCAGCGGGCGGGGCCCTATGCCCTCTGGCATCATGAGCATAGCCTGCGCCCAACGGATCAGGGCACCCTGATGACGGATCTGCTTACCTACCGCCTGCCTTTGGGGCCTTTGGGAGATCTGGCTCACCGGGTATTTGTCCGGAAGCAGCTGGAGGGGATATTTCGTTACAGGGAGCAGGCCCTGGAGAAAATATTTGGCCGGCCATGA
- a CDS encoding SDR family oxidoreductase, which yields MKILLTGATGYIGKRLLPVLVSQGHQVVCCVRDKDRFDISGYDSAKVSVVEANFLEEDSLEDIPEDIEVAYYLIHSMSTTISDFESLEKISAENFRNRLDRTKLRQVVYLSGIINEEKLSRHLSSRKAVELILAEGKYHLTTLRAGIIVGSGSASFEIIRDLVEKLPVMVTPRWLNTRAQPIAIRNVVQFLTEVLLRPETFDRSFDIGGPDILTYREMLLQFARIRKLRRTIWVVPVMTPKLSSYWLYFITSTSYRLAVNLVNSMKVEVVCEENKLKDLLHIELLTYQEAVELAFDRIAQQEIVSSWTDALSSHTLEKGIADLVQVPTHGCFTDRRKLALGDENLVLDRIWAIGGKQGWYYANCLWSVRGFMDKLAGGVGLRRGRKSKSEISAGDSLDFWRVLLASRKEKRLLLYAEMKLPGEAWLEFRISEKTLYQTATFRPLGLWGRLYWYSVLPFHAFIFRGMIKRIGQTEKYH from the coding sequence TTGAAGATCTTACTGACCGGAGCCACCGGATATATTGGCAAAAGACTGCTTCCTGTCCTTGTTTCCCAGGGACATCAGGTGGTATGTTGTGTTCGTGATAAGGACCGTTTTGATATTTCAGGATATGACAGCGCGAAGGTAAGTGTTGTTGAGGCAAATTTCCTGGAGGAGGATTCTCTGGAGGATATTCCGGAGGATATTGAGGTGGCCTATTATCTCATTCATTCCATGTCGACTACGATCAGTGATTTTGAAAGTCTGGAAAAAATCTCTGCCGAGAATTTCAGAAATCGTTTGGATCGTACAAAGCTTCGTCAGGTGGTATACCTGAGCGGAATCATCAATGAGGAAAAGCTTTCGAGGCATCTTTCTTCCAGAAAGGCCGTGGAACTTATTCTGGCTGAGGGCAAGTACCATCTGACCACTCTGCGGGCAGGAATTATTGTTGGTTCGGGAAGCGCCTCATTCGAGATCATCCGCGACCTGGTGGAAAAGCTGCCTGTGATGGTGACTCCCCGCTGGCTGAATACCAGGGCCCAGCCCATTGCCATTCGCAATGTGGTTCAGTTCCTTACCGAGGTGTTATTGAGACCTGAAACCTTTGACAGAAGTTTTGATATCGGGGGTCCGGATATTCTTACTTACCGGGAAATGCTACTCCAATTTGCCCGGATCCGGAAGTTGAGGCGGACCATCTGGGTGGTTCCGGTGATGACCCCTAAATTATCTTCCTACTGGCTCTATTTCATTACGTCCACTTCCTACCGGCTGGCAGTGAACCTGGTTAACAGCATGAAGGTGGAGGTGGTTTGCGAGGAAAACAAGCTGAAGGACCTGCTGCATATAGAACTTTTGACCTATCAGGAGGCCGTGGAACTGGCCTTTGACAGGATCGCCCAGCAGGAGATTGTTTCCAGCTGGACCGATGCGCTTTCTTCCCATACCCTTGAAAAAGGGATCGCCGACCTGGTACAGGTTCCCACACACGGATGTTTTACAGATCGCAGGAAGCTTGCGCTTGGAGATGAAAACCTGGTCCTGGACCGGATCTGGGCCATTGGGGGGAAGCAGGGCTGGTATTATGCCAACTGCTTATGGTCGGTCAGAGGCTTTATGGATAAACTTGCCGGCGGGGTTGGATTGCGGCGGGGCAGAAAAAGCAAGAGCGAAATATCGGCCGGGGACTCGCTGGACTTCTGGCGTGTACTGCTGGCAAGCCGGAAGGAGAAGCGTCTCTTGTTGTATGCCGAAATGAAACTTCCCGGCGAAGCATGGCTGGAATTCCGGATCAGTGAGAAGACACTTTACCAGACCGCCACTTTCAGGCCCCTGGGCCTGTGGGGACGCCTCTACTGGTATTCGGTCCTGCCCTTTCATGCCTTTATTTTCCGGGGTATGATCAAACGAATTGGACAAACAGAAAAGTATCATTGA